GCATTCCCCGGTGCAGAGGCCGTTCTCGGCACGAGGGAACGGCGCGGGTCGACGCGTCACAGGAGGGGTGGTCGGCGCGGGAACCATGGTTACAGCCCTCAAGATGGCGGACGCCCCCTGGTGGGTGGTGGCCATCGCGTTGGCCCTCGGTATCGCGGTGTCCGCCCTGCTCATGTTGGCCCAGTCCCTCATGCCCGACGAGTCCGAGCACAAGCGCGACGTGCTGCTGGCATGGATGCGCCACCGCGAGCGTCAGGCCCGCGGCCGCGTACCGAATCAACGCCGGCGCACGGCTCGGTCACGCCAGTGACTGCCGGCGCGGCGGAACTCGTCCGTCCTCCCCGCACGCCTTCCCCATGTCTGAGGCGGGCGTGCGGGGAGGACGAGGCCATCCGCCGGGCCGGCAGGCGGCACTGTTACCGGTATACGCGAGGACCCCAGTGCGGCGCTCTGGGGTCCGGAGACGTGAGCGATGGCGACCATGCGCATGCGCAGCGTGCAACAACCGATCCGCAACCGCGTCAAACGCTGACCACCGGCCCGGGCAGACCTGCGACGCGTGCGCCGATTGCTGGTCCGGCTGACACTGTGTCGGCGAGAGCGGCGGCTACCGGCAACTCCACGACACCAGGCTCCGACCGTAGTGAGGCCCGCGCATTGGGACGCAGAGCCGTCGAGGGCGACTCGTGCCGCATCAGACAACGTTCGCCTCGTTGTGACGCGCCGTCCGGGTACAGGACCGGACGACGCGCGTCGGCAATGCTGTCCTGGTGGCTGAACGGGTGCGGGTGCGGGAGATCGACGACGATGAGGGCCGGAGGCTGCTGCGGATCATCCGCCGGGGTACCGGGTCGGTGGTGACCTGGCGGCGCGCCCAGATGGTGCTGCTGTCCGCGCAGGGTATGCCTGTCGACAAGATCGCGACGGTGACGTTCGCCAGCCCGGACGGGGTCCGCGACGAACTCCTCATGGCTGAACCGGATCGAAGCCCAGTTCACCGCCCTGCGCTACTTCACGCTCGACGGCACCAACCACGCCAGCCACAAGGTGCAGGGCAGCATGATCCGCCGCTACATCATCTGGCGGAACAAACACGCCCAGGACGAGCGCCTACGCGCGGTCGTGAACAGGGCGAACGTCGCCTGAGGCGGCCGCACCCCGGCGGAACAAGGCGGTCCATAGGAACGTCACACCGAACAGTGCTGACTCAGGGGGCTCCTCCCGCATCCGGCGCAGTTCCACCTCCACCAGGTCGGAGAAGATCCAGCGCAGCGATTCGGGGGTGTAGGCGAGGCCGCCCTGCAACTCGCGTTTACGGTAAAGGTCCGTATCCGTGAGTTCCGACCCCATTCCCCCCTCGCCGGCGGCGAAGCTGGTGAGGGCGAGGTGGCCGCCAGGAGCGAGGACCCGGTCGAGGAGGGCCAGGTAGCTGATCCGGCGGTGCGGCGGCAGGTGGTGGAAGCACCCTGAGTCGACGACCAGGTCGTACGGGCCGCTCAACTCGGCAGCGGGAAGCGCGAAAGCGTCGCCGCACAGGAAGCGGACGTCGACTCCAGCCTCCTGAGCCCGGTCCTCGCCCCAGGCGACTGCCATCGGGGAGAGGTCGACGGCGTCCACCTGGAAGCCGCGCGCAGCGAGGTAGAGCGCGTTGCGGCCTGGGCCGCATCCCAGGTCCAGGGCCCGGCCGGGAGCGATCAGGCCCTGGTCAAGGTAGGCGGCCAGGTTCTCGTCCGGCTTCGACACGAAGAACGGGACCGGCCTTGACCGGTCGGCATAGAAGCGGTCCCAGAAGTCCTTACCGTCGCCCGTTGCCAAGCGGCCGGCCTCGGATTCAGATGCGAAGAGCCCGTCCAAGAGCGCGAGAACGTCCTCGACGGTGCGTACGGTCCGGTCCATCCGGCCCCCCTTTCGACCGATGTCGATCATAGGGGCGAGGAAGACAAAAGACCAGGTCAGACGGTGTATAGCGATGGCTGGAACGGGCTGCTGCAGGGCTCCGGAAGCCACCGGCGAACAACCCACTCCAGACCCCGACTCCGCGTCCGCCCAGCCTGTCGTCTGAGGCCAGAATGGGGCCATCCTCGGCTACTGCTGGGAAACCATTTCGACGAGGGGCCTCCGAAATTAGGGCTCAGCAGGAACTCAACCTGCTCACGCCGGCGCGCCGATGACAGGCCAAGGCCAGTGCTCAGGTGCATCAGCCTTCGCCATCTCGTCACCACGGCCTTCAGCGAACTCTGGAACGTCACAACGATGAGCCGGTCCCAGGAACGCGGCTCGGTATAACCGCACGGAGCCAACCGGCGAGTGCGCAGAAGTCGGCGTCTACGAGGCCCTTGGCCGGGTCGACGCGATGAAGAAGCGACGGCCCAGGATGTTGGGCAGCGACCCAGAAGCGGTCCATGCCGCTGATCTCGTCGTCGACCCAGATGAACGGTCGGCCATTGGCCCACTCGACGAGGCGGCGGGTCTTCCAGTGCAGGCCGCGCGGACTGCCCTCGGCGCAGGCGTCCGGCCACTCCACGACGGGCAGCTTCGGCAGTCCGATGCGTGGGGCGACGACCTCGTTTGCCTCCTCCATCCAGGTCGAGGCCCACACGAGATGACAGCCCAGGGCCATAAGGCGCGGCCCAAGACCGGCATCAAGCCGCCCAAGCAGCGGGTTCCCCTCATCGAGAGACACCTCCGAGCCGGAAGCAGGACCCTGCAGGCGACTGGATGACGACCCGAACGGAATGAGCGGGCCGTCCACGTCGAGGAAGAGGATGGGGCGCTCCGCTGCGCTTGTCACGCCCGCACAATAACCCGGTATGGCGGAGCACTGACCCCCTCTGCCGTCGGCTTCGCACTGCTCCGCAAGCGGGTCCTCCTCGCCCAACGACCGATGTCAGTGACTCCAGGCAATCTGCCTTCGTCCAAGACAGCCATACCAGGAGCCATGCATGGGAACGTGGGGGACCGGCCCGTTCGACAGCGATGTCGCCGCAGACTTCGTCGACGAACTTGAGGGGCTCACCCACCTGCAGCTCATCAACGTGCTTGAGCGGGCATTCCAGCGAGTCGCCAGCTCGGGAGCACGCGTCGATGGCGGAGACGGCGCCGAAGCCATCGCCGCTGGTGCGGTCGTCGCCAGCACTCTCCAGGACAGTCCCATCGTGATCGACTCCGATGAGGGTCCGAGGGAACCGCTGCTCAAACTGCCGGCATCGTTCCGTGCGTCGGCCGGACTGGCACTGAACCGGGTACTCCAGGACGGGGCAGAAGTGGCGATGCGCTGGGTCGACAGTGCCGACGCCGACCGGTGGCGCCAGGGTGTGCAACAGATCCTCCAGGCACTCAAAGCACCCACTGATCACTAGTCGGGACGGGGTCACGGAAAGGGGAGCCAGAACCACGACTCGTGAAGGAAACCACCCCGCCGAATCGTGAGCCGCATCCCCGGAGCTCCAAGTGCCTGTAGGGGCCGTTGTGCTGTAGTTTGTCGCCTGGCCGCGCGCCAGGGGGGTGCCCGGCTTGTTCATTGGGGGGATCCGATGACTCGTATGCGTACCGTTCTGCCTGTCCTGGTGGCCGCCGGGTGCGCCGCCGTGGTGCTGCCGTCCCAGGCGCAGGCGGCGAGCGCTATCCAGATCTACAAGATCTACTACAACAGCCCCGGCGCCGACCGCGGCGGCAACACCAGCCTCAACGCCGAGTACGTCGAGGTGAAGAACACCGGCCGTTCCGCGATCGAGCTGCGGGGCTACAAGGTCAAGGACGCGTCCAATCACTGGTACACCTTCCCGGCGTACAAGATCGGCGCGGGAAAGACCGTGAAGGTCCACACCGGCAAGGGCACCACGAGCGCCGGCAACCTGTACCAGGGACGCTCCTGGTACGTGTGGAACAACGACAAGGACACCGCCACCCTGTACAAGTCGGGCGGGGCCTTCGCCGACTCGTGCTCATACAACAACAGCCGCGTCGACTACAAGATGTGCTGACCGGCCGCCAGTGATGGAAGCACCCTCGCTGCCTGCCTCTTTCGGGCATCGAGGGCTTGCACACCTGTACGGCCCGCTCAGTGGGCCGTGACCAGAAGCCGCTGCCTTTCCTCCAGCTCCCGCAGCAGGCCGACGGCTCCGCTCTGTGGATGTCTGGCTTTGTCACTGAGGGTGGGAGTTGTTCCGACGTGACTGTGGGAGTCTGCTGTGTCGGCTTGTTTCGACGTCTGCAGGGGTCTTGCTGTGGGAGCGTGGAATCATCCAGACCGGCACCGAGTCCTACCGACTCGCCCACACCCGCGCACAACCCGAACGGGCCAGCTGACCTGGGCTGGGCAAGCCCAGACCGTTGGTAGTTCTAGGCCAGAGAGCCGGTTGACAACAGTCCGGCCGCCTGCAGATAGGCGGCCGTGTCCGTGTGGGTGTCGAAGAACAGATCCGCAGGACGCAGGCCGTGCCGGTCATGCGTCGAGGTGAACCCGGCGACCCGGCACCCCGCTGCCTTCCCTGCAGCCACCCCGGCCGGCGCGTCCTCCACGACCAGACACGCCGACGGATCCAGGCCGAGAGCGGCGGCCGCCTTCAGATAGCACTCGGGCGCAGGCTTGGCCTGCACCACATCGCCCCCATAGACCTGAACCCGCGGCAGGGGAAGGCCAGCCGCCGCGAACCTGGCATGCACGGATCCCCGGTCGCCCGAGGTCACGATGGCCCAAGCATCCACGGGCAGTCCCAACAACAACTCGACGGCGCCGTCGACTGCCGGAAAGGCATCCTGTTGCTGATCCAGGAGCTGGTCGAGTACCAAGCGCTCCTGGGACGGATCCAGTTCCGGCGCTGCCAGCCTCACCGTGTCTTCCGGACGCCGACCAAAGGTCAACGGCCAAACCGCATCGGCGTCCAGGCCCCGCAGCCGCGCCCAGGCCTCCCACACACGCCGATGCGCCTCAGTCGAGTCGAGCAGGACCCCGTCCACGTCAAACAGCACCGCACCGAGCGTCATCATTCCTCCCCCTCGAACACCTCGGCTGAGGATCGTCCAAGGCCGGACGACCCGCGCAGTGACATCCAATCTCATCGACATCGATCACGACGACTGGCCCGGATGACTCCCCAACTCGTATCGGAACGACATCCACGGCCAGTGACACAACCATGCCCCTCCGGGGACCACCTCCGGGTCGCCGCCGCCTACCCCCGCGGCTCCCTCCACGAGCGCTTTGCCGCCAGTCCCGCAGGGAGGAGGCAGCAGGCTCGGTGACGGGCTCTCCCACCACGGTCCGCGTAACAGTCCGATGCGACTGCTACCGTTCCGACCTGCGGAGATTATGAGGATGAGCCCTCAAATGAGGGAGGCCTGCGTCGTCCAACCGGTGCAGGACCGCCTCGTGCAGACGGCCCCAGACCCCGGCTCTGGACCAGATCAGGAACCGTCGGTGGGCGGTGGACTTCGAGACGCCGAAGCAGGGTGGCAGGAACCGCCAGGCACAGCCGCTGACCTGCACGTAGATGGTGGCCGCGAACAGCGTCTCATCAGGCGTGTTCGCTGTTCCGCCGTCCTGCGGCCGTGTTCGTTGCTCCGGGATCAGCGGCTTCGCGATCTCCCATAAGCCGTCCGGCACGATCCAACTCCACGTTCCCCGCCCCATACCGGGTCAACGTCCACCTCACCACGTAGGACACGGTCTAAGAATCGCCTCACGATACGCAGTCGATAGCCGGATCGGGAGACTCGATCCGCGAAACGGAGGACGGTTTCA
The nucleotide sequence above comes from Streptomyces cynarae. Encoded proteins:
- a CDS encoding class I SAM-dependent methyltransferase; this translates as MDRTVRTVEDVLALLDGLFASESEAGRLATGDGKDFWDRFYADRSRPVPFFVSKPDENLAAYLDQGLIAPGRALDLGCGPGRNALYLAARGFQVDAVDLSPMAVAWGEDRAQEAGVDVRFLCGDAFALPAAELSGPYDLVVDSGCFHHLPPHRRISYLALLDRVLAPGGHLALTSFAAGEGGMGSELTDTDLYRKRELQGGLAYTPESLRWIFSDLVEVELRRMREEPPESALFGVTFLWTALFRRGAAASGDVRPVHDRA
- a CDS encoding HAD domain-containing protein is translated as MTSAAERPILFLDVDGPLIPFGSSSSRLQGPASGSEVSLDEGNPLLGRLDAGLGPRLMALGCHLVWASTWMEEANEVVAPRIGLPKLPVVEWPDACAEGSPRGLHWKTRRLVEWANGRPFIWVDDEISGMDRFWVAAQHPGPSLLHRVDPAKGLVDADFCALAGWLRAVIPSRVPGTGSSL
- a CDS encoding DUF4259 domain-containing protein, which produces MGTWGTGPFDSDVAADFVDELEGLTHLQLINVLERAFQRVASSGARVDGGDGAEAIAAGAVVASTLQDSPIVIDSDEGPREPLLKLPASFRASAGLALNRVLQDGAEVAMRWVDSADADRWRQGVQQILQALKAPTDH
- a CDS encoding lamin tail domain-containing protein, translated to MRTVLPVLVAAGCAAVVLPSQAQAASAIQIYKIYYNSPGADRGGNTSLNAEYVEVKNTGRSAIELRGYKVKDASNHWYTFPAYKIGAGKTVKVHTGKGTTSAGNLYQGRSWYVWNNDKDTATLYKSGGAFADSCSYNNSRVDYKMC
- a CDS encoding HAD-IA family hydrolase: MMTLGAVLFDVDGVLLDSTEAHRRVWEAWARLRGLDADAVWPLTFGRRPEDTVRLAAPELDPSQERLVLDQLLDQQQDAFPAVDGAVELLLGLPVDAWAIVTSGDRGSVHARFAAAGLPLPRVQVYGGDVVQAKPAPECYLKAAAALGLDPSACLVVEDAPAGVAAGKAAGCRVAGFTSTHDRHGLRPADLFFDTHTDTAAYLQAAGLLSTGSLA